One genomic window of Solanum stenotomum isolate F172 chromosome 9, ASM1918654v1, whole genome shotgun sequence includes the following:
- the LOC125877840 gene encoding transcription factor bHLH123-like, which produces MAEEFQLGRGNWWESSTSASSTTTSSSRNKFIDSGISSCTTPSASSTTGLSSMASNFVNWPTEIHEDIKVRSENSSMVFSGTDSHKRYASESSVGGGGGGGGGGGVGQGVLSVDDPNLQMMGLGLSSQGLDWNQPFFRSEKSGSGFRSLIQEGLSSNANYQQEGTCHEQDHNNWSTQKIYHGNSDDSSVDDYNKQLFSGHNNNLENSAVPYGSPSNMLQGLLISDLNSQQQESNNFSSVSRSLYYNPSYNNQPNCDVNIPTSSSSSSWSKFPQFLRTSDPSKVVQQWSLSQPPPLSHSQLSHFSGGTPFWNATSAAAEDVRSGFVPQLPSNPTVDEKPKHTGEVRNISTITKKNISETSNKRPRNEAPSPLPAFKVRKEKMGDRITALQQLVSPFGKTDTASVLSEAIEYIKFLHDQVNVLSTPYMKSGASIQHQQSTGDKSNVNPEGGKQDLRSRGLCLVPVSSTFPVTHETAVDFWTPTFGGTFR; this is translated from the exons ATGGCGGAAGAATTTCAGCTAGGTAGAGGAAATTGGTGGGAATCATCAACTTCAgcttcatcaacaacaacatcatcgtCTAGAAATAAGTTTATCGATAGCGGAATTTCATCATGTACAACGCCTTCAGCATCGAGTACAACCGGTCTAAGCAGCATGGCAAGTAACTTTGTTAATTGGCCGACAGAAATTCATGAGGATATTAAAGTTAGATCCGAAAATAGTTCTATGGTTTTTTCGGGCACTGATTCCCATAAACGTTACGCCTCCGAATCCTCTGTtggtggtggaggaggaggaggaggaggtggaGGCGTGGGGCAAGGCGTTTTatctgttgatgatcctaattTACAAATGATGGGGTTAGGTTTATCTTCTCAAGGACTTGATTGGAATCAACCTTTCTT tcGGAGTGAAAAATCCGGGAGTGGTTTCCGTTCGTTAATTCAAGAAGGGTTGAGTTCAAATGCAAATTATCAACAAGAAGGAACATGTCATGAACAGGATCATAATAATTGGAGTACGCAAAAAATATATCATGGGAATTCTGATGATTCTTCAGTAGATGATTATAATAAACAATTATTTAGTGGTCATAataataatcttgaaaattcAGCAGTACCTTATGGAAGTCCATCAAATATGTTACAAGGGTTATTAATTTCTGACCTTAATAGTCAACAACAAgaatcaaataatttttcaagtgTTAGTAGATCTTTATATTATAATCCTTCATATAATAACCAACCAAATTGTGATGTCAATATTCctacttcttcttcatcttcttcttggtctaaatttcctcaatttctccGAACATCGGATCCTTCAAAAGTAGTACAACAATGGTCACTCTCACAGCCGCCACCACTATCTCATAGCCAGTTGTCACATTTCTCTGGTGGCACGCCTTTTTGGAATGCCACATCAGCAGCCGCGGAGGACGTCCGATCGGGTTTCGTCCCTCAGCTCCCCAGCAACCCAACGGTTGATGAGAAACCAAAg CATACAGGTGAAGTTAGGAATATAAGCacaataacaaagaaaaatatcagTGAAACATCAAATAAGAGACCAAGGAATGAAGCACCATCTCCATTGCCAGCTTTTAAG gtgAGGAAAGAGAAAATGGGAGACAGAATCACTGCACTTCAACAATTAGTCTCACCTTTTggaaag ACTGATACAGCTTCTGTGCTATCGGAAGCAATCGAGTATATAAAGTTCCTCCATGACCAAGTTAAT GTATTAAGCACCCCATACATGAAAAGTGGAGCTTCCATACAACATCAACAG AGTACTGGTGATAAATCCAATGTAAATCCAGAAGGAGGAAAACAAGATCTTAGAAGTCGAGGATTATGCTTGGTCCCAGTGTCTAGTACCTTTCCAGTAACTCATGAAACAGCAGTTGATTTTTGGACTCCCACCTTTGGAGGAACATTCAGATAA